One segment of Leptodactylus fuscus isolate aLepFus1 chromosome 7, aLepFus1.hap2, whole genome shotgun sequence DNA contains the following:
- the CPT1A gene encoding carnitine O-palmitoyltransferase 1, liver isoform isoform X2, with product MAEAHQAVAFQFTVTPDGIDLRLSHEALRQIYLSGLHSWKKKFIRFKNGILTGVFPSSPTSWLVVVVGVTSTSMYTKVDPSFGLIEKINQALTTTGYMTSQTQNIVSNVLFGTGLWVALTATMRYSLKMLLAYHGWMFEEHGKLSKSTRLWMGMVKLFSGRKPMLYSFQTSLPRLPVPAVQDTVKRYLDSVKPLMDEEQFKRMEGLAKDFAVNLGPRLQWYLKLKSWWATNYVSDWWEEYIYLRGRGPIMVNSNYYAMDYLYVLPTTVQAARAGNAIHALLLYRRKLDREEIKPLMVNNTIPMCSSQYERMFNSSRIPGVETDTIQHVKDSKHIVVYHKGRYFKVWLYHDGRLLKPREIEQQMQRIIDDKSEPLPGEERLAALTAGDRVPWAKARKDYFGNGKNKQSLDAVEKAAFFVTLDETEQGYNKEDPVTSLDKYAKSLLHGQCYDRWFDKTISFIVFKNGKMGMNCEHSWADAPIVGHLWEYVMATDKFDLGYEEDGHCKGDVNPSVPPPSRLQWEIPEECQTVIESSLTVAKALADDVDFHSFPFENFGKGVIKKARTSPDAFVQLALQLAHFRDKGKFCLTYEASMTRLFREGRTETVRSCTIESSEFVLAMSNPKETNETRIKLFKAASEKHQQMYRLAMTGAGIDRHLFCLYVVSKYLGVDSPFLKEVLSEPWRLSTSQTPQQQVHLFQLEKFPENVSSGGGFGPVADDGYGVSYIIVGENLINFHISSKFSSPETDSHRFGQHIRQAMLEIMGLFNITTNNCNKGKK from the exons ATGGCAGAAGCGCATCAGGCCGTGGCCTTCCAGTTTACAGTAACTCCAGATGGAATTGACTTAAGATTAAGCCATGAAGCTCTGCGACAAATCTATCTCTCCGGACTGCACTCCTGGAAGAAGAAGTTCATCAGGTTTAAG AATGGAATCCTCACCGGCGTCttcccatcaagtccaaccagtTGGTTAGTCGTCGTGGTCGGTGTCACCTCAACATCAATGTACACCAAAGTGGATCCATCATTTGGTTTGATCGAGAAAATAAACCAGGCGCTGACCACCAC GGGATACATGACCAGCCAGACCCAGAACATCGTCAGTAACGTCCTCTTCGGCACCGGCCTGTGGGTTGCCCTGACCGCTACTATGCGATATTCCCTTAAGATGCTTCTGGCATATCATGGATGGATGTTTGAAGAGCACGGAAAGCTCTCCAAGTCTACAAGGTTATGGATG GGAATGGTGAAATTGTTCTCTGGCCGGAAGCCGATGCTTTACAGCTTCCAAACGTCTCTTCCTCGTCTGCCGGTGCCGGCTGTTCAGGACACGGTCAAAAGG TACTTGGACTCCGTTAAACCACTGATGGATGAGGAACAGTTTAAGAGGATGGAAGGTCTTGCCAAAGATTTTGCCGTTAACCTGGGACCAAGACTTCAGTGGTACTTGAAACTGAAATCGTGGTGGGCCACAAACTAC GTCAGTGACTGGTGGGAAGAATACATCTACCTCAGAGGCCGAGGGCCGATCATGGTCAACAGTAATTACTATGCAATG GATTACCTTTATGTGTTGCCAACTACAGTCCAAGCAGCCCGAGCCGGCAACGCCATCCACGCACTTCTGCTCTACCGGAGAAAACTGGACCGGGAGGAGATCAAACCG CTTATGGTTAATAATACCATTCCAATGTGTTCCTCCCAGTATGAACGAATGTTCAATTCTAGCCGTATTCCAGGCGTTGAGACAG ACACCATTCAGCATGTCAAAGACAGCAAGCACATTGTTGTCTACCACAAGGGGCGCTACTTCAAAGTGTGGTTGTATCACGACGGGCGGTTGCTGAAGCCAAGAGAGATCGAGCAGCAAATGCAGCGAATTATTGACGACAAGTCCGAACCCCTGCCCGGAGAAGAAAGACTGGCCGCACTGACTGCTGGAGACAG GGTGCCATGGGCCAAGGCTCGTAAGGATTACTTTGGGAATGGAAAGAACAAGCAAAGCCTGGACGCTGTGGAGAAAGCCGCTTTCTTTGTGACTCTGGATGAAACCGAGCAAGGATACAACAAGGAAGACCCAGTCACCTCCCTGGACAAATACGCCAAGTCCCTCCTACATGGTCAATGCTACGACag GTGGTTCGATAAAACGATCAGTTTCATTGTCTTCAAGAATGGGAAGATGGGTATGAACTGCGAGCATTCCTGGGCCGATGCCCCAATTGTTGGTCATCTGTGGGAG TACGTCATGGCGACTGACAAGTTTGATCTTGGTTATGAAGAAGATGGCCATTGTAAGGGAGACGTCAATCCCAGCGTCCCTCCTCCAAGCAGACTGCAATGGGAGATCCCAGAAGAG TGCCAAACCGTGATTGAGAGTTCCCTGACTGTTGCCAAGGCCCTTGCGGATGACGTTGATTTTCATTCATTCCCTTTTGAAAATTTTGGCAAAGGTGTCATCAAGAAAGCGAGAACGAGCCCCGACGCCTTTGTTCAGTTGGCGCTTCAGCTGGCGCATTTCCGG GATAAGGGCAAGTTCTGTCTGACCTACGAGGCCTCCATGACCAGATTATTCCGAGAAGGCAGAACCGAGACCGTGCGCTCCTGCACTATTGAGTCCAGTGAATTTGTTTTGGCCATGTCAAACCCCAAAGAAACT AATGAAACCAGAATTAAGTTATTCAAGGCAGCGTCAGAGAAGCATCAGCAGATGTACCGCCTGGCCATGACCGGGGCCGGGATCGATCGGCACCTCTTCTGTCTTTACGTCGTGTCCAAGTATCTGGGTGTGGACTCGCCTTTCCTTAAAGAA GTTCTGTCCGAGCCCTGGAGATTGTCCACAAGTCAGACACCTCAGCAGCAGGTTCACCTATTCCAGCTGGAGAAGTTTCCAGAGAACGTCTCAAGCGGCGGTGGCTTTGGTCCA GTGGCTGATGATGGATACGGGGTTTCCTATATCATTGTGGGTGAAAATCTGATCAATTTCCACATATCAAGCAAATTTTCTAGCCCAGAGACA GACTCTCATCGCTTTGGACAACACATCAGACAGGCCATGCTGGAGATTATGGGATTATTCAACATCACCACAAACAACTGTAATAAAGGAAAGAAATAA
- the CPT1A gene encoding carnitine O-palmitoyltransferase 1, liver isoform isoform X1 has protein sequence MAEAHQAVAFQFTVTPDGIDLRLSHEALRQIYLSGLHSWKKKFIRFKNGILTGVFPSSPTSWLVVVVGVTSTSMYTKVDPSFGLIEKINQALTTTGYMTSQTQNIVSNVLFGTGLWVALTATMRYSLKMLLAYHGWMFEEHGKLSKSTRLWMGMVKLFSGRKPMLYSFQTSLPRLPVPAVQDTVKRYLDSVKPLMDEEQFKRMEGLAKDFAVNLGPRLQWYLKLKSWWATNYVSDWWEEYIYLRGRGPIMVNSNYYAMDYLYVLPTTVQAARAGNAIHALLLYRRKLDREEIKPILLMGSTVPLCSSQWERMFNTSRIPGEETDTIQHVKDSKHIVVYHKGRYFKVWLYHDGRLLKPREIEQQMQRIIDDKSEPLPGEERLAALTAGDRVPWAKARKDYFGNGKNKQSLDAVEKAAFFVTLDETEQGYNKEDPVTSLDKYAKSLLHGQCYDRWFDKTISFIVFKNGKMGMNCEHSWADAPIVGHLWEYVMATDKFDLGYEEDGHCKGDVNPSVPPPSRLQWEIPEECQTVIESSLTVAKALADDVDFHSFPFENFGKGVIKKARTSPDAFVQLALQLAHFRDKGKFCLTYEASMTRLFREGRTETVRSCTIESSEFVLAMSNPKETNETRIKLFKAASEKHQQMYRLAMTGAGIDRHLFCLYVVSKYLGVDSPFLKEVLSEPWRLSTSQTPQQQVHLFQLEKFPENVSSGGGFGPVADDGYGVSYIIVGENLINFHISSKFSSPETDSHRFGQHIRQAMLEIMGLFNITTNNCNKGKK, from the exons ATGGCAGAAGCGCATCAGGCCGTGGCCTTCCAGTTTACAGTAACTCCAGATGGAATTGACTTAAGATTAAGCCATGAAGCTCTGCGACAAATCTATCTCTCCGGACTGCACTCCTGGAAGAAGAAGTTCATCAGGTTTAAG AATGGAATCCTCACCGGCGTCttcccatcaagtccaaccagtTGGTTAGTCGTCGTGGTCGGTGTCACCTCAACATCAATGTACACCAAAGTGGATCCATCATTTGGTTTGATCGAGAAAATAAACCAGGCGCTGACCACCAC GGGATACATGACCAGCCAGACCCAGAACATCGTCAGTAACGTCCTCTTCGGCACCGGCCTGTGGGTTGCCCTGACCGCTACTATGCGATATTCCCTTAAGATGCTTCTGGCATATCATGGATGGATGTTTGAAGAGCACGGAAAGCTCTCCAAGTCTACAAGGTTATGGATG GGAATGGTGAAATTGTTCTCTGGCCGGAAGCCGATGCTTTACAGCTTCCAAACGTCTCTTCCTCGTCTGCCGGTGCCGGCTGTTCAGGACACGGTCAAAAGG TACTTGGACTCCGTTAAACCACTGATGGATGAGGAACAGTTTAAGAGGATGGAAGGTCTTGCCAAAGATTTTGCCGTTAACCTGGGACCAAGACTTCAGTGGTACTTGAAACTGAAATCGTGGTGGGCCACAAACTAC GTCAGTGACTGGTGGGAAGAATACATCTACCTCAGAGGCCGAGGGCCGATCATGGTCAACAGTAATTACTATGCAATG GATTACCTTTATGTGTTGCCAACTACAGTCCAAGCAGCCCGAGCCGGCAACGCCATCCACGCACTTCTGCTCTACCGGAGAAAACTGGACCGGGAGGAGATCAAACCG ATTCTGCTGATGGGATCCACGGTTCCATTATGCTCATCTCAGTGGGAAAGAATGTTTAACACTTCCCGTATCcctggagaagagacag ACACCATTCAGCATGTCAAAGACAGCAAGCACATTGTTGTCTACCACAAGGGGCGCTACTTCAAAGTGTGGTTGTATCACGACGGGCGGTTGCTGAAGCCAAGAGAGATCGAGCAGCAAATGCAGCGAATTATTGACGACAAGTCCGAACCCCTGCCCGGAGAAGAAAGACTGGCCGCACTGACTGCTGGAGACAG GGTGCCATGGGCCAAGGCTCGTAAGGATTACTTTGGGAATGGAAAGAACAAGCAAAGCCTGGACGCTGTGGAGAAAGCCGCTTTCTTTGTGACTCTGGATGAAACCGAGCAAGGATACAACAAGGAAGACCCAGTCACCTCCCTGGACAAATACGCCAAGTCCCTCCTACATGGTCAATGCTACGACag GTGGTTCGATAAAACGATCAGTTTCATTGTCTTCAAGAATGGGAAGATGGGTATGAACTGCGAGCATTCCTGGGCCGATGCCCCAATTGTTGGTCATCTGTGGGAG TACGTCATGGCGACTGACAAGTTTGATCTTGGTTATGAAGAAGATGGCCATTGTAAGGGAGACGTCAATCCCAGCGTCCCTCCTCCAAGCAGACTGCAATGGGAGATCCCAGAAGAG TGCCAAACCGTGATTGAGAGTTCCCTGACTGTTGCCAAGGCCCTTGCGGATGACGTTGATTTTCATTCATTCCCTTTTGAAAATTTTGGCAAAGGTGTCATCAAGAAAGCGAGAACGAGCCCCGACGCCTTTGTTCAGTTGGCGCTTCAGCTGGCGCATTTCCGG GATAAGGGCAAGTTCTGTCTGACCTACGAGGCCTCCATGACCAGATTATTCCGAGAAGGCAGAACCGAGACCGTGCGCTCCTGCACTATTGAGTCCAGTGAATTTGTTTTGGCCATGTCAAACCCCAAAGAAACT AATGAAACCAGAATTAAGTTATTCAAGGCAGCGTCAGAGAAGCATCAGCAGATGTACCGCCTGGCCATGACCGGGGCCGGGATCGATCGGCACCTCTTCTGTCTTTACGTCGTGTCCAAGTATCTGGGTGTGGACTCGCCTTTCCTTAAAGAA GTTCTGTCCGAGCCCTGGAGATTGTCCACAAGTCAGACACCTCAGCAGCAGGTTCACCTATTCCAGCTGGAGAAGTTTCCAGAGAACGTCTCAAGCGGCGGTGGCTTTGGTCCA GTGGCTGATGATGGATACGGGGTTTCCTATATCATTGTGGGTGAAAATCTGATCAATTTCCACATATCAAGCAAATTTTCTAGCCCAGAGACA GACTCTCATCGCTTTGGACAACACATCAGACAGGCCATGCTGGAGATTATGGGATTATTCAACATCACCACAAACAACTGTAATAAAGGAAAGAAATAA